In a genomic window of Bradyrhizobium sp. 195:
- the ctaD gene encoding cytochrome c oxidase subunit I translates to MAAEKNQLRDDVLNGFQLSQQLERIWRTPSGLPGALMSVDHKVVGRRYIVTAFVFLLLGGILAVLMRIQLAGPENTFLSADKYNQIFTMHGSTMMFLFAVPVMEAFAVYLVPLMVGTRNIAFPRLNAFSYWMFLFGGCFLWISFALNVGPDVGWFAYVPLSSLQYTPTKRPDVWAQMITFTEVAALAVAVEIIVTVFKQRAPGMTLDRIPLFVWAMLVTAFLVMFAMPSIMVASTSLILDRLVNTRFYDSSSGGHPLLWQHLFWFFGHPEVYIIFIPGTGMVSAILATFARRPVVGYPVVILSLIATGFLSFGLWVHHMFVTGLPQLGAGLFTASSMLIAVPSGLQIFCWLATLWDGRPVYRTPLLFVLGFIVIFVLGGLSGVMVASVPIDTQVHDTYFVVAHFHYVLIGGAVFPLIGAVYYWFPKITGRMLSERLGRWNFWLAFIGFNIAFFPMHILGLIGMPRRVYTYTADMDWAHLNLLSSGGALIFALSFALLLINVVYSARKGTLAGDNPWNASTLEWATASPPPPQNFDRIPVVKHRDPLWADGESLPVVAGLSAERREVLLTSLAEAEPQVREASPEPSIWPLLAAIATTIFFIGSIFTPWAVLWGTPPMAIALIGWFWPTGSKEDEA, encoded by the coding sequence ATGGCCGCTGAAAAAAACCAGCTGCGCGACGACGTCCTGAACGGCTTCCAGCTCTCCCAGCAACTCGAGCGGATCTGGCGCACACCATCGGGGCTGCCCGGCGCGCTCATGTCGGTGGATCACAAGGTCGTGGGGCGCCGCTACATCGTGACCGCCTTCGTCTTCCTGCTTCTCGGCGGCATTCTTGCGGTCCTGATGCGCATTCAACTCGCAGGCCCCGAGAACACTTTCCTGTCGGCGGACAAATACAACCAGATCTTCACGATGCACGGCTCGACCATGATGTTCCTGTTCGCCGTGCCGGTCATGGAGGCGTTCGCCGTCTACCTCGTGCCGCTGATGGTCGGCACGCGCAACATCGCCTTCCCACGCCTGAATGCCTTCAGCTACTGGATGTTCCTGTTCGGAGGCTGCTTCCTCTGGATCTCCTTCGCGCTCAATGTCGGTCCGGACGTGGGTTGGTTTGCCTACGTTCCGCTGTCCTCGTTGCAGTACACGCCGACGAAGCGCCCGGACGTCTGGGCGCAGATGATCACCTTCACCGAGGTCGCCGCGCTCGCCGTTGCCGTGGAGATCATCGTGACCGTGTTCAAGCAGCGCGCACCCGGCATGACGCTCGACCGCATTCCCCTCTTCGTCTGGGCGATGCTGGTCACGGCCTTCCTGGTGATGTTCGCAATGCCCTCGATCATGGTGGCATCGACGTCGCTGATCCTCGACCGCCTCGTCAATACGCGCTTCTACGACTCTTCCTCGGGGGGCCATCCCCTGCTCTGGCAGCATCTGTTCTGGTTCTTCGGCCATCCCGAGGTTTACATCATCTTCATTCCGGGCACCGGCATGGTCTCGGCAATCCTCGCGACGTTCGCCCGCCGGCCGGTGGTCGGCTATCCCGTCGTCATTCTCTCGCTGATCGCGACCGGCTTCCTGTCGTTCGGTCTGTGGGTCCACCACATGTTCGTGACGGGCCTGCCTCAACTTGGCGCCGGCCTGTTCACGGCGTCCAGCATGCTGATCGCAGTGCCGAGCGGCCTGCAGATCTTCTGCTGGCTGGCGACGCTCTGGGACGGACGGCCGGTCTACCGGACGCCGCTGCTGTTCGTGCTCGGCTTCATCGTGATCTTTGTGCTCGGCGGGCTGTCCGGCGTGATGGTCGCCTCGGTGCCGATCGACACCCAGGTGCACGACACCTATTTCGTTGTCGCCCACTTCCATTACGTGCTGATCGGCGGCGCCGTCTTCCCGCTGATCGGCGCGGTCTATTACTGGTTTCCCAAGATCACCGGGCGCATGCTGAGCGAAAGGCTCGGGCGCTGGAATTTCTGGCTGGCCTTCATCGGCTTCAACATCGCGTTTTTTCCGATGCATATTCTCGGACTGATCGGCATGCCGCGCCGGGTCTACACCTACACCGCCGACATGGACTGGGCGCATCTGAACCTGCTGTCCAGCGGCGGCGCGCTCATCTTCGCGCTCAGCTTCGCGCTGCTGCTCATCAACGTCGTTTACAGCGCGCGAAAGGGCACGCTCGCCGGTGACAATCCCTGGAACGCCTCGACGCTGGAATGGGCGACCGCCTCGCCGCCGCCGCCGCAGAACTTCGACCGCATTCCCGTCGTCAAGCACCGCGACCCGTTGTGGGCCGATGGCGAAAGCCTGCCCGTGGTCGCGGGCCTCAGTGCAGAGCGGCGGGAGGTGCTGCTGACGTCGCTTGCGGAAGCCGAGCCGCAGGTCCGCGAGGCTTCGCCCGAGCCGAGCATCTGGCCGCTGCTCGCGGCGATCGCGACGACGATCTTCTTCATCGGATCGATCTTCACGCCCTGGGCCGTGCTGTGGGGCACGCCGCCGATGGCCATCGCCCTGATCGGCTGGTTCTGGCCGACGGGCAGCAAGGAGGACGAGGCGTGA
- a CDS encoding cytochrome c oxidase assembly protein, whose amino-acid sequence MPALRIAILLLALLAQPALAHGLSDVDSGSLWSYDPWLLAPLYAVGIAFYIGTQRLWRHAGGGRGVSFRQVGAFWTGWLVTALATTSPLHWLGERLFTAHMVEHELLMVVAAPLMAYARINGPLLWSLPSPLRPAAGRFLNLPILAVPWRFISHPVTATALHGAALWAWHVPPLYAWALANPGVHRLQHISFFATALLFWWVLLYGRGQDRSSRVRDGIAIGCLFITILHSGVLGALLTVSPRLWIPAQGAFAGEFGLSPLEDQQLAGILMWVPMGILYTGAALFFAHRWLTAGDTQARLSLAR is encoded by the coding sequence ATGCCTGCGCTGAGGATTGCGATATTGTTGCTGGCGCTGCTTGCGCAACCCGCCCTTGCCCACGGCCTTTCGGATGTCGATTCCGGATCGCTCTGGAGCTACGATCCCTGGCTGCTCGCGCCGCTCTACGCGGTCGGCATCGCCTTCTATATCGGGACGCAGCGTCTGTGGCGACACGCGGGCGGAGGCCGGGGCGTCAGCTTCCGCCAGGTCGGCGCATTCTGGACCGGCTGGCTGGTCACGGCGCTTGCCACGACGTCGCCGCTGCACTGGCTCGGCGAGCGCCTCTTCACCGCCCACATGGTCGAGCACGAACTGCTCATGGTCGTCGCCGCTCCGCTGATGGCCTATGCACGGATCAACGGCCCTCTACTGTGGAGCCTGCCGTCACCACTTCGACCGGCAGCCGGCCGGTTTCTCAATCTGCCGATATTGGCCGTGCCGTGGCGTTTCATCAGCCATCCTGTCACCGCAACAGCGCTTCATGGGGCAGCGCTGTGGGCCTGGCACGTCCCGCCTCTGTATGCCTGGGCCCTGGCAAATCCTGGGGTGCATCGTCTCCAGCACATCAGCTTCTTTGCGACCGCGCTGTTGTTCTGGTGGGTGCTGCTCTACGGCCGTGGACAGGACCGCAGCAGCCGCGTGCGCGATGGCATTGCGATCGGCTGCCTCTTCATCACCATCCTGCATTCCGGCGTGCTCGGGGCGCTACTCACGGTATCGCCGCGGCTCTGGATTCCGGCTCAGGGCGCATTTGCCGGAGAATTCGGCCTGTCGCCGCTTGAAGATCAGCAGCTCGCGGGGATCCTGATGTGGGTGCCGATGGGCATCCTGTATACGGGCGCGGCGTTGTTCTTTGCTCATCGGTGGCTGACCGCGGGCGATACGCAGGCGCGCCTGTCGCTCGCCCGTTGA
- a CDS encoding GlcG/HbpS family heme-binding protein has translation MAKLFVVAAAAFAAATSFLPTGSFAQDQPQPGTSCPVDHDRLADILKKSVKPGGGPSNGGLDNNEWAAVVNRQGIVCAVAYSGSKIDDQWLGSRAIAAEKANTANAFSLKDKAIATANLYAGAQPGGFLFGAALGNPPSPEALYAGTPEQFGTSHDPMVGKPIGGTIVFGGGLALYDGNGIAGALGVSGDSSCADHNVAWRVRHQLGLDRVPAGVSPNMKDAIIYDIGPDGKSPSGFGHPKCNGKEDQIAVDLGAGVSGNVVR, from the coding sequence ATGGCTAAACTCTTCGTTGTAGCGGCAGCTGCATTCGCAGCCGCGACATCTTTTCTGCCGACAGGTTCCTTCGCGCAGGACCAGCCCCAGCCGGGTACGTCCTGTCCGGTCGACCATGACCGGCTTGCCGACATTCTCAAGAAGAGCGTGAAGCCCGGCGGTGGCCCGAGCAACGGAGGACTGGACAACAACGAATGGGCTGCCGTCGTCAACAGGCAGGGAATCGTGTGCGCCGTCGCCTATAGTGGCAGCAAGATCGACGACCAGTGGCTGGGCAGCCGGGCCATCGCGGCCGAGAAGGCCAACACGGCCAATGCATTCAGCCTCAAGGACAAGGCGATCGCGACGGCCAACCTCTATGCCGGCGCGCAGCCCGGCGGGTTCCTGTTCGGTGCGGCCCTCGGCAACCCGCCGTCCCCGGAGGCCCTGTACGCGGGAACACCGGAGCAATTCGGCACGTCTCACGATCCGATGGTGGGCAAGCCGATCGGCGGGACGATCGTGTTTGGCGGCGGCTTGGCCCTCTATGACGGCAACGGCATTGCCGGCGCGCTGGGCGTGAGCGGCGACAGCTCCTGCGCGGATCACAACGTGGCCTGGCGCGTGCGTCACCAGCTCGGGCTCGACCGCGTGCCGGCTGGCGTCAGCCCCAACATGAAAGACGCGATCATCTATGACATCGGGCCCGACGGCAAAAGCCCCTCGGGATTCGGGCATCCCAAGTGTAACGGCAAGGAAGATCAGATCGCAGTCGATCTCGGCGCCGGCGTATCCGGCAACGTGGTGAGATAG